In Pseudomonas hamedanensis, a single window of DNA contains:
- a CDS encoding chemotaxis protein CheV yields the protein MAGVMDSVNQRTQLVGQNRLELLLFRLDGQQLYGINVFKVREVLQCPSLTLMPKSSPVVCGVANIRGATIPILDLAMATGSGALKDKKNPFVIITEYNTKTQGFLVRSVERIVNMNWEEIHPPPKGTGRDHYLTAVTRVDNQLVEIIDVEKVLAEVAPTPEAISVGVVDVETQTKALSLRVLTVDDSSVARKQVTRCLQTIGVEVVALNDGKQALDYLRKLVDEGKKPEEEFLMMISDIEMPEMDGYTLTAEIRGDARMQKLHIILHTSLSGVFNQAMVKKVGADDFLAKFRPDDLASRVVDRIKAADIS from the coding sequence ATGGCTGGTGTAATGGATTCGGTGAACCAGCGCACGCAACTGGTAGGGCAGAATCGCCTGGAGCTGTTGTTGTTCCGTCTCGACGGCCAGCAGCTCTACGGGATCAACGTGTTCAAGGTTCGGGAAGTGCTGCAATGCCCGTCACTGACGTTGATGCCCAAATCCAGTCCTGTCGTGTGCGGGGTGGCGAATATTCGGGGGGCGACCATTCCGATTCTGGATCTGGCGATGGCGACTGGCTCCGGTGCGTTGAAAGACAAGAAAAATCCGTTCGTGATCATCACGGAGTACAACACCAAGACCCAGGGTTTCCTGGTCCGCTCGGTGGAGCGCATCGTCAACATGAACTGGGAAGAGATCCATCCACCACCCAAGGGCACGGGGCGCGATCATTACCTGACCGCTGTGACCCGGGTGGACAACCAGTTAGTCGAAATCATCGACGTCGAGAAGGTGCTGGCCGAAGTCGCGCCGACGCCGGAAGCGATCTCGGTGGGCGTGGTCGACGTCGAGACCCAGACCAAGGCGTTGTCACTGCGGGTGCTGACGGTCGATGACTCGTCGGTGGCGCGCAAGCAGGTCACGCGTTGCCTGCAGACGATCGGTGTCGAAGTGGTGGCGCTGAACGACGGCAAGCAGGCGCTGGATTACCTGCGCAAGCTGGTCGATGAAGGCAAGAAGCCGGAAGAAGAGTTCCTGATGATGATTTCCGACATCGAGATGCCGGAGATGGACGGGTACACCCTGACGGCGGAAATCCGCGGCGACGCACGCATGCAAAAACTTCATATCATCCTGCATACTTCGTTGTCGGGGGTATTCAATCAGGCGATGGTCAAGAAAGTCGGTGCTGATGACTTCCTGGCCAAATTCCGTCCTGATGACCTCGCATCCCGGGTAGTCGACCGGATCAAAGCAGCAGATATCAGCTAG
- the flgM gene encoding flagellar biosynthesis anti-sigma factor FlgM, whose amino-acid sequence MVIDFNRLNSSSPLTGNTRTSNAKESAENSPSAPLNTQAETASTAKSGESVHLSNEAQQLQKVTDKLRDQPAVDKARVAELKAAIADGSYKVDSNRVASKLLNFEAQR is encoded by the coding sequence ATGGTTATCGATTTCAACCGTTTGAACAGTTCCTCGCCACTTACCGGCAATACACGTACCAGCAACGCCAAGGAAAGCGCTGAAAACAGCCCCTCCGCGCCGCTGAATACCCAGGCCGAAACGGCCAGTACCGCAAAAAGCGGGGAATCGGTACACCTCAGCAATGAGGCTCAACAGTTGCAGAAGGTCACTGACAAGCTGCGCGATCAGCCTGCTGTCGATAAAGCCCGTGTGGCCGAGTTGAAAGCCGCGATTGCCGATGGCAGCTATAAAGTCGACAGCAACCGTGTAGCCAGCAAACTGCTCAACTTCGAAGCCCAGCGCTAG
- a CDS encoding flagella synthesis protein FlgN — protein sequence MHDTNLLQLINDDFAPAQQLLELLQTESLALHGRDMPLLEEILATKQALIILLEQHGRKRSEILASLNLPTDRTGLAQLASQSSLGEQLLKQGDALTALIAQCQAANVKNGQSIQIQQASTANQLKILTGGEPPALYDASGTFAKPIKPRTLSQA from the coding sequence ATGCACGACACTAATTTATTGCAATTGATCAACGACGACTTTGCTCCAGCGCAACAATTGCTGGAGTTGCTGCAAACCGAGTCCCTCGCTTTGCACGGTCGTGACATGCCGCTGCTGGAAGAAATTCTGGCGACCAAACAGGCCTTGATCATTCTGCTTGAACAGCATGGCCGCAAGCGCAGCGAAATCCTCGCCAGCCTCAACCTGCCGACGGATCGCACAGGTCTTGCGCAACTGGCCAGCCAGTCAAGCCTTGGCGAACAGTTGCTCAAGCAAGGCGACGCACTGACCGCTCTGATCGCGCAGTGCCAGGCGGCCAACGTCAAAAATGGCCAGTCGATCCAGATCCAGCAGGCCTCCACGGCCAACCAACTGAAAATCCTCACCGGCGGCGAGCCGCCAGCGCTGTATGACGCCAGCGGAACCTTCGCCAAGCCGATCAAGCCGCGTACGCTCAGCCAGGCATGA
- the flgA gene encoding flagellar basal body P-ring formation chaperone FlgA has protein sequence MNAQTTFSRRLTSSLCKGLCAVSAVFCVFAGSPANADAVTLPDMLIGVTQGFLEFTVEDYLATSQTEGRYEIEVNQLDPRLRMPMCDKELTASLESPARPLGRVTVKVRCEGSSPWTVFVPAQVRLFREIVTTTRPLKRAGIIEPQDVTLRERDVSVINQGFLTSVDEAIGQKLTRPTVADQVITLVHLEQAEVIRKGDQVVITARSGTLAVRMPGEALANGGLKEQIRVKNLNSQRVIKAQVTAPGQVEVAM, from the coding sequence ATGAACGCTCAAACGACATTTTCCCGACGCCTGACATCCTCCCTTTGCAAAGGGCTTTGCGCGGTGTCCGCCGTTTTTTGCGTATTTGCCGGCAGTCCTGCCAATGCTGATGCGGTTACCTTGCCTGATATGCTTATCGGCGTGACTCAGGGCTTTCTTGAATTCACCGTAGAAGACTATCTGGCTACCAGTCAAACCGAAGGCCGCTACGAAATCGAAGTCAACCAGCTCGATCCGCGGCTGCGCATGCCCATGTGCGACAAGGAATTGACAGCGTCCCTGGAGAGTCCGGCACGCCCTCTGGGCCGCGTCACCGTCAAGGTTCGCTGCGAAGGCAGTTCGCCCTGGACCGTGTTCGTGCCCGCTCAAGTCCGCCTGTTTCGCGAGATTGTCACCACCACCCGCCCGCTCAAGCGCGCCGGGATTATCGAGCCGCAGGATGTCACCCTGCGCGAGCGCGACGTCAGCGTGATCAATCAAGGTTTTTTGACGTCGGTGGACGAAGCGATCGGACAAAAATTGACCCGACCAACGGTCGCCGATCAGGTGATTACGCTGGTCCATCTCGAACAGGCCGAAGTCATCCGCAAGGGTGATCAAGTCGTCATTACCGCCCGCAGCGGCACATTGGCCGTGCGGATGCCCGGCGAAGCGCTGGCCAACGGCGGCCTGAAAGAACAGATCCGGGTGAAAAACCTCAACTCCCAGCGGGTCATCAAGGCGCAAGTCACCGCGCCCGGCCAAGTGGAAGTGGCAATGTAG
- the cheR gene encoding protein-glutamate O-methyltransferase CheR, giving the protein MSTGNLDFEQFRVFLEKACGILLGENKQYLVSSRLNKLMEQQGIKSLGELVQRIQTQPRSGLREQVVDAMTTNETLWFRDTYPFEVLKNKVLPEAIKASPNQRLRIWSAACSSGQEPYSLSMSIDEFERSNLGQLKMGVQIVATDLSGLMLNNCKTGEYDSLAIGRGLSPERLQRYFDPKGPGRWVVKAPIKSRVEFRSFNLLDSYAALGKFDIVFCRNVLIYFSAEVKKDILLRIHSTLKPGGYLFLGASEALNGLPDHYQMVQCSPGIIYQAK; this is encoded by the coding sequence TTGTCTACGGGTAATTTGGATTTTGAACAGTTCCGGGTCTTCCTGGAAAAAGCCTGTGGCATTCTGCTCGGTGAAAACAAGCAGTACCTGGTCTCGAGCCGTCTCAACAAACTGATGGAGCAGCAAGGCATCAAGTCCCTGGGTGAGCTGGTTCAGCGCATCCAGACCCAGCCGCGCAGCGGTTTGCGCGAGCAGGTGGTCGATGCCATGACGACCAACGAAACCCTGTGGTTTCGTGACACCTATCCGTTTGAAGTCTTGAAGAACAAGGTACTGCCTGAAGCGATCAAGGCCAGCCCCAACCAGCGTCTGCGGATCTGGTCGGCGGCGTGCTCGTCAGGTCAGGAACCCTATTCGCTGTCGATGTCGATCGACGAGTTCGAGCGCAGCAACCTCGGTCAGCTGAAAATGGGTGTGCAGATCGTTGCCACCGATCTGTCCGGCCTCATGCTCAACAACTGCAAGACCGGCGAGTACGACAGCCTGGCGATCGGCCGTGGTCTGTCGCCCGAACGGCTGCAACGCTACTTCGATCCGAAAGGGCCGGGGCGCTGGGTCGTCAAGGCGCCGATCAAGAGCCGCGTGGAGTTTCGCTCGTTCAACCTGCTCGACAGCTACGCGGCGTTGGGCAAGTTCGACATCGTGTTCTGCCGCAACGTGCTGATCTACTTCTCTGCCGAAGTGAAGAAAGACATCCTGTTGCGTATTCACAGCACGTTGAAGCCGGGTGGGTATCTGTTCCTTGGCGCTTCGGAGGCGCTGAACGGTTTGCCGGATCATTACCAGATGGTCCAGTGCAGCCCGGGGATTATTTACCAGGCGAAATAA